A single genomic interval of Centropristis striata isolate RG_2023a ecotype Rhode Island chromosome 8, C.striata_1.0, whole genome shotgun sequence harbors:
- the trim35-28 gene encoding tripartite motif containing 35-28, giving the protein MADSMDEDMSEEAQPLQQDLTCPVCQGIFRDPVLLPCTHSFCKECLQKSFEFNKKCPVCRKVFDESQYIPVRALNSACETFLKESSSRSGRKRPSEGACPLHLKPLELYCEKDEEPVCVDCVTLHNTHRLWPLKEGAPMCKKELGFKVQIFEKKIESYKKTTRKMSNAKEYIKYQAELAEKQIKAEFERLRIALVTEEALRLKALACDEEEKMAKMEELIQSANKDIEEMKKLSDELKKEMGNEDLPLLQNFQKLKRQAQWVRMEPRLPHDGLLNMGKHVGALSFKIWKNMQTHVKYNQVVLDPNTASPWLSLSPDLSSVKESTERLTAPDNPERFDPCVFVLGAQGFTSGKHKWDVVVGDNPKWIVGVCKETVPRKKKFTVSTNRGVWSIGLSKGVYTVSTPERTELQVQQRPERIRIKLNMDKGEVSFWDGGRAKHLVTLTHNFDEIIFPIFGPGLHTSPMTMASAKIAVHTS; this is encoded by the exons ATGGCTGACAGTATGGACGAGGACATGTCGGAGGAGGCTCAGCCCTTACAGCAGGACCTGACCTGCCCCGTGTGTCAGGGCATCTTCCGGGACCCCGTGCTGCTGCCCTGCACCCACAGCTTCTGCAAGGAGTGTCTGCAGAAGAGTTTCGAGTTCAACAAGAAGTGTCCGGTGTGCAGGAAAGTGTTTGACGAGTCGCAGTACATCCCCGTCCGGGCTCTCAACAGCGCCTGTGAGACCTTCCTGAAGGAGTCCAGCTCCAGGTCTGGCCGGAAACGACCCAGCGAGGGCGCCTGTCCGCTTCACCTGAAGCCGCTGGAGCTCTACTGCGAGAAGGACGAGGAGCCGGTCTGCGTGGACTGTGTCACcctgcacaacacacacaggctgTGGCCGCTCAAGGAGGGCGCGCCCATGTGTAAG AAAGAGCTGGGCTTCAAAGTccagatttttgaaaaaaaaattgagtccTACAAGAAAACGACCCGTAAAATGAGCAACGCAAAGGAATACATCAAG TATCAAGCAGAGCTGGCAGAGAAGCAGATCAAGGCGGAGTTCGAGAGGCTCCGCATTGCACTGGTCACGGAGGAAGCTCTGCGCCTAAAAGCCCTGGCTTGTGacgaggaggagaagatggCTAAAATGGAGGAGCTGATCCAGTCCGCAAACAAAGACATTGAGGAAATGAAAAAGCTCAGTGACGAGCTGAAGAAAGAGATGGGAAATGAAGACCTGCCTCTCCTGCAG AATTTCCAGAAGTTAAAAAGACA AGCCCAGTGGGTTCGTATGGAGCCCCGTCTCCCTCACGATGGTCTTTTGAACATGGGCAAACATGTCGGGGCTTTGAGCTTCAAAATCTGGAAGAACATGCAGACCCATGTCAAATATA ATCAGGTGGTGTTGGACCCGAACACGGCCTCCCCGTGGCTGTCTCTGAGCCCCGACCTGTCCAGTGTGAAGGAGAGCACGGAGCGGCTGACCGCCCCCGACAACCCGGAGCGCTTTGATCCCTGCGTCTTCGTTCTCGGTGCTCAAGGGTTCACCTCCGGGAAACACAAGTGGGATGTCGTCGTTGGCGACAACCCAAAGTGGATTGTGGGAGTGTGCAAAGAGACCGTGCCTCGTAAAAAGAAGTTCACCGTCTCTACAAACCGTGGCGTGTGGTCCATCGGACTGAGCAAAGGGGTGTACACCGTCTCTACACCGGAGCGTACGGAGCTGCAGGTGCAGCAGCGCCCCGAAAGGATCCGCATTAAGCTCAACATGGATAAGGGAGAGGTGTCATTTTGGGATGGGGGCAGAGCGAAGCACCTTGTCACTTTAACACACAATTTTGATGAGATTATATTCCCTATTTTTGGCCCTGGGCTCCATACCTCGCCCATGACTATGGCATCGGCAAAAATAGCTGTACACACCTCATGA